Proteins encoded within one genomic window of Candidatus Omnitrophota bacterium:
- a CDS encoding DUF1638 domain-containing protein yields MRLKLISCEIFYREMCSSIARSVNRIDVEFLPKGLHDIGQEKMLSRLRSALDAVDESNYDAVLLGYGLCNNGVAGLAARSVPLVIPRAHDCITLFLGSKERYANYFQNHPGTYFLTTGWIERGIDLGEMNQLSVQHIHSLDRTYEQLAAKYGEDNAKYLYEQFGNMTKNYQRFTFVEMGLEPDARFEQRAKEEADRRGCVLEKIQGDMSLFQRFVDGDWNENDFLVVPPGRRIAAKVDDGILCVEERES; encoded by the coding sequence ATGCGTTTGAAATTGATTAGTTGCGAAATATTTTATCGGGAAATGTGCTCCTCCATCGCCCGATCGGTCAATCGCATCGACGTGGAGTTTCTGCCCAAAGGTCTGCACGACATCGGCCAGGAAAAAATGCTGAGCCGCCTGCGCTCGGCGCTAGACGCCGTGGACGAATCCAACTATGACGCCGTGCTGCTGGGCTACGGCCTCTGCAATAACGGCGTAGCCGGTTTGGCGGCGCGCAGCGTTCCCTTGGTGATTCCCCGCGCCCACGACTGCATTACCCTTTTTCTGGGCAGCAAAGAACGATACGCCAATTATTTTCAAAATCATCCGGGTACCTATTTCCTCACTACGGGATGGATCGAGCGGGGAATCGATCTCGGCGAGATGAATCAGCTTTCCGTCCAGCATATCCACAGCTTGGATCGAACATACGAACAATTGGCGGCCAAGTACGGTGAGGACAACGCCAAATATCTTTATGAGCAATTCGGCAATATGACGAAAAACTACCAACGGTTTACCTTCGTGGAGATGGGCTTGGAACCAGACGCCCGCTTCGAGCAAAGAGCCAAAGAGGAAGCGGATCGGCGCGGATGCGTCTTGGAAAAAATTCAAGGCGATATGTCCCTCTTCCAGCGATTTGTGGATGGGGATTGGAATGAGAATGATTTTCTCGTTGTCCCGCCGGGACGCCGCATCGCCGCGAAAGTGGACGATGGAATCTTGTGCGTAGAGGAGCGCGAATCATGA